A window from Thermomonas aquatica encodes these proteins:
- the bla gene encoding subclass B3 metallo-beta-lactamase, with protein MPRLSLPAAALLPLLLAACAATHDAAKAQAAANAASACSDDAGWSDPTPPRKIFGNSWFVGTCSISAVLVTSPDGHVLIDAATEQAAPSVEANIRALGFRVEDIRVILNTHEHNDHAGGIARLQRDSGARVLARAIAAEALQAGHADRRDPQFESSDGFPPVANVSVLADGDSVRVGPLQLRNLPSPGHTAGGSGWAWRSCEGAQCRDIVFADSATALSDKAYRYGEHPQFVAAFRAGLDALGSLPCDILITTHVQTSDLLARLDGKAPLVDPGACRAYAANARANLDLRLAKEAAGESP; from the coding sequence ATGCCGCGACTGTCGCTGCCTGCCGCCGCCCTGCTCCCGCTGCTGCTCGCGGCCTGTGCCGCGACCCACGACGCCGCCAAAGCGCAGGCCGCGGCGAACGCGGCATCGGCCTGCAGCGACGATGCCGGCTGGAGCGACCCGACCCCGCCGCGCAAGATCTTCGGCAACAGCTGGTTCGTCGGCACCTGCTCGATCAGCGCGGTGCTGGTGACCTCGCCCGATGGCCATGTGCTGATCGACGCGGCGACGGAACAGGCCGCGCCTTCGGTGGAAGCCAACATCCGCGCGCTCGGGTTCCGGGTCGAGGACATCCGCGTGATCCTCAACACGCACGAGCACAACGACCATGCCGGCGGCATCGCCCGGCTGCAGCGCGACAGCGGCGCGCGCGTGCTGGCGCGCGCGATCGCCGCCGAAGCGCTGCAGGCCGGCCATGCCGACCGCCGCGACCCGCAATTCGAAAGCAGCGACGGCTTTCCGCCGGTAGCCAACGTGTCCGTCCTTGCCGATGGCGACAGCGTGCGCGTCGGGCCGCTGCAGCTGCGCAACCTGCCCAGCCCCGGGCATACCGCGGGCGGTTCCGGCTGGGCGTGGCGCAGCTGCGAAGGCGCACAATGCCGCGACATCGTGTTCGCCGACAGCGCCACCGCGCTGTCCGACAAGGCCTATCGCTACGGCGAACACCCGCAGTTCGTGGCCGCGTTCCGCGCCGGCCTCGATGCCCTCGGCTCGTTGCCCTGCGACATCCTGATCACCACCCACGTGCAGACCAGCGACCTGCTGGCGCGGCTCGACGGCAAGGCGCCGCTGGTCGACCCGGGCGCATGCCGCGCCTATGCCGCCAACGCGCGCGCCAACCTGGACCTGCGCCTGGCCAAGGAAGCAGCCGGAGAATCGCCATGA
- the purB gene encoding adenylosuccinate lyase, with protein sequence MSDALTALSPLDGRYAGKVDALRPIFSEYGLIKARVKVEVEWLLALANDPGIAELEPFSEAAAARLRALAEGFSVEDAARVKAIEATTNHDVKAVEYLIKERLKDDAELGPALEFVHFACTSEDINNLSYALMLNEARLSVLLPKLDALIQKLRAMAHEHAALPMLSRTHGQTASPTTVGKELANVVARLQRQGEVLAGLPMPGKINGAVGNYNAHVASYPDIDWPAFSRHFVESLGLDWQPYTTQIEPHDGVAELCDVSKRIDTIAIDLCRDIWGYISQGYFKQAVKAGEVGSSTMPHKVNPIDFENAEGNFGIASALFEHFSIKLPVSRWQRDLTDSTVLRALGTAFGHMLIGFDALQRGLNKLSVNPERLAADLDASWEVLAEAVQTVMRRHGLPNPYEQLKALTRGQGITEASMREFIATLDLPAADKQRLLEMTPGRYTGLAERLAREI encoded by the coding sequence ATGTCCGACGCCCTCACCGCCCTGTCCCCGCTCGATGGCCGCTATGCCGGCAAGGTCGATGCCCTGCGCCCGATCTTCTCCGAATACGGCCTGATCAAGGCGCGGGTGAAGGTGGAAGTGGAATGGCTGCTGGCGCTGGCGAACGATCCCGGCATCGCAGAGCTGGAGCCGTTTTCCGAAGCCGCCGCGGCGCGCCTGCGGGCGCTGGCCGAGGGGTTCTCGGTCGAGGACGCGGCGCGGGTGAAGGCGATCGAGGCCACCACCAATCACGACGTCAAGGCGGTCGAATACCTGATCAAGGAACGCCTGAAGGACGATGCGGAGCTCGGCCCGGCGCTGGAATTCGTGCATTTCGCCTGCACCAGCGAGGACATCAACAACCTCAGCTATGCGCTGATGCTCAACGAAGCGCGGCTGTCGGTGCTGCTGCCCAAGCTCGACGCGCTGATCCAGAAACTGCGCGCGATGGCGCACGAACACGCCGCGCTGCCGATGCTCTCGCGCACCCACGGCCAGACCGCCTCGCCGACCACGGTGGGCAAGGAACTGGCGAACGTGGTCGCCCGCCTGCAGCGCCAGGGCGAAGTGCTGGCGGGCCTGCCGATGCCGGGCAAGATCAACGGCGCGGTGGGCAACTACAACGCGCATGTCGCCAGCTATCCGGACATCGACTGGCCGGCGTTCTCCAGGCATTTCGTCGAATCGCTGGGCCTGGACTGGCAGCCGTACACCACCCAGATCGAGCCGCACGACGGCGTGGCCGAACTGTGCGACGTGTCCAAGCGCATCGACACCATCGCCATCGACCTGTGCCGCGACATCTGGGGCTACATCTCGCAGGGCTATTTCAAGCAGGCGGTGAAGGCCGGCGAAGTCGGCAGCAGCACCATGCCGCACAAGGTCAACCCGATCGACTTCGAGAACGCGGAAGGCAATTTCGGCATCGCCAGCGCCCTGTTCGAGCACTTCTCGATCAAGCTGCCGGTCAGCCGCTGGCAGCGCGACCTCACCGACTCCACCGTGCTGCGCGCGCTCGGCACCGCCTTCGGCCACATGCTGATCGGCTTCGATGCCCTGCAGCGCGGCTTGAACAAGCTGAGCGTGAATCCGGAACGCCTGGCCGCCGATCTCGATGCCAGCTGGGAAGTGCTGGCCGAGGCCGTGCAGACGGTGATGCGACGCCACGGCCTGCCGAATCCGTACGAACAGCTGAAGGCGCTGACCCGCGGCCAGGGCATCACCGAGGCCTCGATGCGCGAGTTCATCGCAACGCTCGATCTCCCGGCTGCCGACAAGCAGCGCCTGCTCGAGATGACGCCGGGCCGCTACACCGGCCTGGCCGAGCGACTGGCGCGGGAGATCTGA